Part of the Methanobrevibacter sp. genome, TAAATCATTCTTTTTCTTTTTTTTTAAATTATCTTATAATAAATATTTTTTTAGAGGCATTCCTATTTTTTTAGGATATCTTAAAATTAATAAAATTTTTAAAGTATAATTTTAATATATATTATTATTCTATATAGAATATCAATTCAACTTTTTAGTTGTAATGGAGATGTATAAAATGGCAGACTTAAAAGGTACAAAAACTGAAGCAAACTTACAAGCAGCTTTTGCTGGTGAGTCCCAAGCACATACTAAATACCAATACTTTGCTGCAAAAGCAAAAGAAGAAGGTTACGTTCAAATCCACGATATTTTCATGGAAACTTCCAAAAATGAAAGAGAACACGCTAAAATCTGGTTCAAACTCTTACACGATGAAGACATTCCAGACACAATAGCTAACCTCAATGCTGCAGCAGACGGTGAAAACGAAGAGTGGACTGCAATGTACAAAGAGTTCGCAGAAACCGCTAAAGAAGAAGGTTTCCCAATGATTGCATTCTTATTTGAAAAAGTAGGTGCAATCGAAAAAGAACACGAAGAAAGATACAGAACTTTACTTGCAAACGTTGAAAACGATGCAGTATTCAACAAAGAAGAAGACATCGAATGGAAATGTGAAAACTGTGGATTTGTTTTCTCAGGTCCTAACGCACCTGAAAAATGTCCTGTATGCGGACTTCCTAAAGCACATTTCGAAGAAAGAGCTACCAACTTTAAATAAGCTCTCTTTTTTTATTTTTTTTTTTAAAATTTAACTGATCAATAATATAATTTTTATTTAAGAGTGATAATATGGCAGATTTAAAAGGAACCAAAACTGAAGAAAACTTAAAAGCAGCTCTTGCTGGAGAATCCCAAGCACGTGTAAAATATGAATTTTATGCATCCCAAGCTAAAAAA contains:
- the rbr gene encoding rubrerythrin, with translation MADLKGTKTEANLQAAFAGESQAHTKYQYFAAKAKEEGYVQIHDIFMETSKNEREHAKIWFKLLHDEDIPDTIANLNAAADGENEEWTAMYKEFAETAKEEGFPMIAFLFEKVGAIEKEHEERYRTLLANVENDAVFNKEEDIEWKCENCGFVFSGPNAPEKCPVCGLPKAHFEERATNFK